A genome region from Sphingobium sp. WTD-1 includes the following:
- a CDS encoding ogr/Delta-like zinc finger family protein — MIHQQPPRPLVEAPLQFRMSSGGEKAKQNSLAICPKCDAPAFIRRSTRVTEKVKHLDAHCTNTGCGHTFGLELVFRHTYCPGLIDRPDLDLPICPRDQVPHVLPPARDAGDDPNQLTMFAGG, encoded by the coding sequence ATGATCCATCAGCAACCACCGCGCCCGCTGGTCGAGGCGCCCCTGCAGTTCCGCATGTCGTCGGGCGGTGAAAAGGCCAAGCAGAACAGCCTAGCAATCTGCCCCAAATGTGACGCGCCGGCCTTCATCCGCCGCAGCACACGGGTGACGGAGAAGGTCAAGCATCTCGATGCGCACTGCACCAACACCGGCTGCGGCCACACCTTCGGCCTGGAGCTGGTGTTCCGCCACACATATTGCCCCGGCCTCATCGACCGCCCGGATCTGGATCTGCCGATCTGCCCGCGCGACCAGGTGCCCCATGTCCTGCCACCCGCCCGCGATGCCGGCGATGATCCCAACCAGCTGACCATGTTCGCCGGCGGCTGA
- a CDS encoding YdaS family helix-turn-helix protein gives MVQTLTPYEALTQAIDVAGSQSELARICGVSPTAVWKWVQSSKRLPGEYVLQVEAATGVPRHLLRPDLYPLDLPQAPKRWYGTDRHTGARIYGLDRRSGRVALDRGAETKGAAL, from the coding sequence ATGGTTCAAACGCTCACCCCTTATGAAGCGCTGACGCAGGCGATCGATGTCGCTGGCTCACAGTCGGAACTCGCCCGCATTTGCGGGGTATCGCCCACCGCTGTCTGGAAATGGGTGCAAAGCTCCAAACGCCTGCCCGGCGAATATGTGCTGCAGGTTGAGGCGGCCACCGGCGTTCCTCGCCATCTGCTCCGCCCGGACCTGTATCCCCTCGATCTGCCGCAGGCGCCCAAGCGCTGGTATGGCACGGATCGCCACACCGGCGCCCGCATCTACGGCCTAGATCGCCGTTCGGGCCGTGTCGCCTTGGATCGCGGTGCCGAAACCAAGGGAGCGGCGCTATGA
- a CDS encoding S24 family peptidase, protein MVDVLTKVAGRSNKKSCIADFYQGCNGQPVFRSDRLAALMADKSLSQSELARRVGISSTAIWKLMNEPAQGSKHTHKIARELDTTAEYLMGETDDAGMSRQLVAAVQPTVEIDPDLVEIDSIDLKYGMGGTFLDTDHIEVEKVKFSRSWISQFTKSPPHMLCSTKGVGDSMMPTIHDQDVVIIDRSQTRPEMGDKIWAIVYSGWGMIKRLRAQPDGTIRISSDNQLIRDDFATDGDLFIVGRVVAVVKSV, encoded by the coding sequence ATGGTTGATGTTTTAACTAAGGTTGCAGGACGAAGCAATAAGAAAAGTTGCATCGCTGATTTTTACCAAGGTTGTAATGGTCAGCCGGTGTTTCGCAGTGATCGTCTAGCGGCCTTGATGGCTGATAAGAGCCTCTCTCAGAGCGAGCTGGCGCGCCGGGTCGGCATATCGTCGACCGCCATCTGGAAATTGATGAACGAGCCGGCGCAGGGTTCGAAGCACACCCACAAGATCGCGCGCGAGCTGGACACGACTGCCGAGTATCTGATGGGCGAGACGGATGATGCCGGCATGTCCAGACAGCTGGTTGCTGCGGTCCAGCCCACAGTCGAAATCGACCCAGATCTAGTGGAGATCGACAGCATCGATCTCAAATATGGCATGGGCGGCACCTTTCTCGACACCGATCATATCGAGGTTGAAAAGGTCAAATTCTCGCGCAGCTGGATCAGCCAGTTCACCAAATCGCCGCCGCACATGCTCTGCAGCACGAAGGGTGTGGGCGATTCGATGATGCCGACGATCCATGACCAGGATGTCGTGATCATCGATCGGTCACAGACGCGCCCGGAGATGGGCGACAAGATCTGGGCCATTGTCTATTCGGGCTGGGGCATGATCAAGCGGTTGCGGGCGCAGCCGGACGGCACGATCCGCATCAGTTCTGACAATCAGTTGATCCGTGACGACTTCGCCACCGACGGCGATCTGTTCATCGTTGGCCGCGTCGTCGCGGTGGTAAAGAGCGTCTGA
- a CDS encoding HIRAN domain-containing protein: MAAALQAMSLAVVGAQFPNTDGSDRRFETLLCPPGEAIELRPEPTNKHDPLAIAVYSARGVQIGYLSAERCGRIGQLMRLGHEVQAIFQGMSQDGTWVRVAFDGEAPELPSSSPVASRDPDHGEFVEDRFYPDEEWPDF; encoded by the coding sequence ATGGCGGCCGCGCTACAGGCGATGTCCCTGGCCGTGGTCGGCGCGCAGTTTCCCAATACTGACGGCTCTGATAGGCGCTTCGAAACATTGCTCTGCCCGCCGGGCGAGGCGATCGAATTGCGCCCTGAACCGACCAACAAACATGATCCGCTGGCCATAGCCGTCTATTCGGCGCGAGGTGTCCAGATCGGATATCTGTCAGCCGAGCGCTGCGGCCGGATCGGCCAGCTGATGCGGTTAGGTCATGAGGTTCAAGCGATCTTCCAAGGGATGTCGCAGGACGGGACATGGGTTCGTGTCGCCTTTGATGGCGAGGCGCCAGAGCTACCTTCTTCATCGCCCGTGGCATCGCGTGATCCGGATCACGGCGAATTTGTCGAGGATCGCTTCTATCCGGACGAAGAGTGGCCTGACTTCTAA